A genomic region of Brevibacillus sp. JNUCC-41 contains the following coding sequences:
- the nagA gene encoding N-acetylglucosamine-6-phosphate deacetylase, giving the protein MKTFIINNLIVHGEKETYKNGYIKVVDGKIAEVGPVSQYKQDDDAKVITLSPDYQVIPGAIDIHIHGASNSDAMDATYEALSTMAGTLPKEGTTSFLATTMTQSTEAIESALLNAGKYIENQTEEHAEIVGIHLEGPFISPARKGAQPEDYIIDPDVTLFKKWQELAKNQIKLVTLAPEQPNGLDLAAHLRGTGVVASIGHSDATYDQIDEAIHAGTTHVTHLYNGMRGLHHREPGVLGAAYLRDELYVELIADGIHCRPEMVKLAYNQITSERMILITDSLRAKWLEKGTYDLGGQPVYVNETKATLSDGTLAGSILKMNDAIKNTLEYTDCSMTDIIKMTAENPAKQLRIFDRKGSIQVGKDADLVILNDRLDVEMTFCRGNLAFKKENV; this is encoded by the coding sequence ATGAAAACATTCATTATTAATAATCTAATAGTTCATGGCGAAAAGGAAACATACAAAAATGGGTATATTAAAGTCGTGGATGGAAAAATTGCCGAGGTTGGTCCAGTCAGCCAATATAAACAGGACGATGATGCCAAAGTAATTACTCTTTCACCGGATTATCAGGTAATTCCCGGTGCCATCGACATTCATATTCACGGGGCATCCAATTCCGATGCAATGGATGCCACATATGAAGCATTATCCACAATGGCTGGGACCCTTCCCAAAGAAGGAACCACAAGCTTTCTGGCCACTACAATGACTCAATCTACCGAAGCCATTGAATCTGCCCTTCTTAATGCTGGTAAATATATCGAAAATCAAACTGAAGAACACGCTGAAATAGTTGGGATCCATTTAGAAGGTCCTTTCATTTCACCGGCCCGTAAAGGAGCGCAGCCTGAGGATTATATCATTGATCCTGATGTCACTCTATTTAAAAAGTGGCAGGAACTGGCCAAAAATCAAATCAAGCTTGTAACGCTTGCTCCTGAACAACCAAATGGATTAGATCTAGCCGCCCACTTAAGGGGAACTGGCGTCGTCGCCTCCATTGGACATTCAGATGCAACATATGACCAAATAGATGAAGCAATCCATGCAGGTACTACCCACGTTACACATCTTTATAATGGGATGCGGGGACTCCATCATCGCGAACCTGGTGTTTTGGGAGCTGCTTATCTTCGTGACGAGCTATATGTTGAACTTATTGCTGACGGCATTCACTGCAGGCCGGAAATGGTGAAGCTGGCGTATAACCAAATTACCAGTGAACGCATGATCTTGATAACGGATTCGCTTCGTGCCAAATGGCTTGAAAAGGGAACCTATGATTTAGGAGGTCAGCCTGTGTATGTAAACGAAACGAAAGCAACGCTTTCAGACGGTACACTAGCCGGCAGTATATTGAAAATGAACGATGCCATCAAGAACACATTGGAATATACCGATTGTTCCATGACTGACATTATAAAAATGACGGCAGAAAACCCTGCCAAACAGCTTCGGATTTTTGACAGAAAAGGAAGCATCCAGGTCGGAAAAGACGCCGATCTTGTAATATTGAATGACCGCTTGGACGTTGAAATGACGTTCTGCAGAGGAAATTTAGCTTTTAAAAAGGAGAATGTATAA
- the nagE gene encoding N-acetylglucosamine-specific PTS transporter subunit IIBC has translation MLNFLQKIGKALMLPIAVLPAAAILLRLGQPDLLDIAFMAAAGKAIFDNLALLFALGIAIGLSKDGSGAAALAGLVGYFVLTNGTQAINKDIDMAVLGGIISGIVAALLYNRYSDIRLPEWLGFFSGKRFVPIITSLAMIILAGIFGFVWPPIQDVINSVGDWITGAGALGAGVFGVLNRLLLPVGLHHVLNSMVWFVFGEYNGATGDINRFFAGDPTAGPFMTGFFPIMMFGLPAAALAMIAAAKKEKRKLVTGMLVGLAFTSFLTGITEPIEFLFMFIAPVLYVIHALLTGVSMALAVMLDIHHGFGFSAGAIDYFLNFGIAQKPLWLIPIGLVYAVVYFVIFYFVIKIMDLKTPGREDDEENVEEETIVKTGDKYTDMGSLFIQDLGGKENIKIIDNCATRLRLQVADSGNVNEAALKRHGARGVMKLNKSSVQVIVGTNVEFVANAMKQLVKNGVDPSKVKTSPAAQVAEDKMEENQAMGANDFVLPIEGTVLPIEQVPDQVFAMKMMGDGFAIEPVNGKLVSPIDGEVLSIFPTNHALGLKMDNGLEILIHVGLDTVKLNGEGFTSLVQEGQRITKGTPLLEIDLNFIKRNAPSTVTPIIFTNLPEGTAVKLQKSGIQKQNTPDIIRLEKL, from the coding sequence ATGTTGAATTTTTTACAAAAGATTGGTAAAGCTCTTATGCTGCCAATTGCTGTTTTGCCAGCAGCAGCTATATTGCTTCGCTTAGGTCAGCCAGATTTACTTGATATTGCATTTATGGCGGCCGCGGGAAAAGCGATTTTTGATAATCTTGCCTTACTATTCGCTTTAGGTATTGCAATAGGATTATCTAAAGACGGTAGCGGTGCCGCGGCATTAGCTGGTCTTGTTGGTTACTTTGTTTTAACGAATGGAACACAAGCAATTAATAAAGATATCGATATGGCTGTTTTAGGCGGTATTATATCGGGTATAGTTGCAGCTCTTCTATATAATAGATACTCCGACATAAGACTCCCTGAATGGCTTGGATTCTTTTCAGGGAAAAGGTTCGTCCCAATCATCACTTCGCTGGCGATGATTATACTTGCGGGAATATTCGGTTTTGTCTGGCCGCCAATTCAAGATGTAATCAATAGTGTTGGAGACTGGATTACAGGTGCAGGGGCATTGGGTGCCGGCGTATTTGGCGTATTGAATCGCTTATTGCTTCCAGTAGGATTGCATCATGTCCTGAATAGTATGGTTTGGTTTGTTTTTGGTGAATACAATGGAGCGACAGGTGATATAAATCGTTTCTTCGCAGGGGACCCGACAGCTGGGCCCTTCATGACCGGCTTTTTCCCAATCATGATGTTCGGACTTCCAGCAGCAGCATTAGCGATGATTGCAGCTGCTAAGAAGGAGAAACGTAAACTGGTAACAGGGATGCTTGTTGGGTTAGCTTTCACTTCTTTTCTTACAGGAATCACTGAACCTATTGAATTTCTATTCATGTTCATCGCACCGGTGTTATATGTAATACATGCCCTTTTAACCGGTGTCTCTATGGCTCTCGCTGTTATGTTAGATATCCATCATGGTTTTGGATTCTCCGCAGGGGCCATTGATTATTTCTTGAACTTCGGCATTGCGCAAAAACCGCTATGGTTAATACCGATTGGATTGGTATACGCGGTCGTTTACTTCGTGATTTTCTATTTTGTCATCAAGATCATGGATTTAAAAACACCTGGCCGTGAAGACGATGAGGAAAATGTGGAAGAAGAAACTATTGTGAAAACAGGGGATAAATATACCGATATGGGATCGCTTTTCATTCAAGATCTTGGCGGTAAAGAGAATATAAAGATAATTGATAACTGTGCAACGCGCTTGCGTTTACAAGTGGCCGATTCAGGAAATGTGAATGAAGCAGCTTTAAAAAGGCATGGTGCGCGCGGTGTCATGAAGTTGAATAAATCGAGTGTACAAGTCATTGTTGGAACGAATGTCGAATTCGTTGCAAATGCAATGAAACAACTTGTCAAAAATGGCGTCGACCCAAGCAAAGTGAAAACAAGTCCAGCTGCACAAGTGGCAGAGGATAAAATGGAAGAAAACCAAGCTATGGGTGCAAATGACTTTGTCCTTCCAATTGAAGGAACCGTTTTACCGATCGAACAAGTTCCCGATCAAGTGTTTGCCATGAAAATGATGGGGGATGGCTTTGCTATCGAACCTGTCAACGGAAAACTAGTATCCCCAATTGATGGGGAAGTTCTAAGTATTTTCCCGACAAATCATGCACTCGGATTGAAAATGGATAATGGTCTGGAAATCCTGATCCATGTTGGGTTGGATACAGTTAAACTAAATGGCGAAGGGTTTACATCTCTTGTGCAGGAAGGTCAAAGAATAACAAAAGGAACACCTCTTTTGGAAATTGATTTAAATTTCATAAAACGGAATGCACCATCAACGGTCACTCCTATTATATTCACTAACTTACCTGAAGGAACGGCAGTGAAGTTGCAAAAGTCAGGGATCCAGAAACAAAATACACCAGATATCATCCGGTTGGAAAAACTATAA
- a CDS encoding AAA family ATPase: protein MNSNSKLVSKLLPFLTALIVIIAGVSWYVVTQSKDMVIPFSSVEKTIKAQNGALVTIEEKRNGTLHISTPDGEYVSNIPPNSQMINKLVETYNVQYSFSSTNKSALWILGGLMAALVTTGVIIQKKSKNGLRIGSKKQSLSTPKPLPEITLDDVGGLQSEIKQEILQTLTTLKEPERSAKIGIKPPQGILLYGPPGTGKTLLAQAIAKELGANFFSTSGSAFNEMFVGVGAARVRSLFQNARKQSPAVIFIDEVDALAGKRKAHGGEEGEKTLTELLVQLDGGHPNEGILFIAATNRKDMLDEAFLRPGRIDFSFQVPLPDTKGRKEIIDIHTKGKRLATDVLASLDELAESTSGFSGADLSSLFDTASRHALRNEQDMIRKQDLDYAIDRTILGATSRTLNDADTKRRVAIHESGHALIAALTKPGSVRKATIIPRGEALGYVAPIPKELHLATASELLDQVKMILAGGVAERMYLGEHSIGVGGDVQQAKHLLEQMVDTGMLQDGFTLTFNKGEKEQKMQELFTKAISETEMLIDSNRLQYEELVEELLKKETLEGSEVQRIVDASEITGICSNA, encoded by the coding sequence TTGAACTCGAACTCTAAATTAGTTTCGAAATTGCTGCCGTTCCTTACGGCTCTCATTGTGATAATCGCTGGAGTCAGTTGGTATGTTGTTACTCAGTCAAAGGATATGGTCATTCCCTTTTCTTCGGTAGAAAAGACGATTAAAGCCCAAAATGGAGCCCTTGTCACCATTGAAGAAAAAAGAAATGGCACTCTTCACATCTCCACGCCAGATGGAGAATATGTTTCCAATATTCCTCCCAACAGTCAAATGATCAATAAACTTGTCGAAACTTATAACGTTCAATATTCTTTTTCATCAACTAATAAATCTGCATTATGGATTTTAGGCGGATTAATGGCGGCTCTCGTCACAACCGGTGTCATAATACAGAAAAAATCAAAGAACGGATTGCGGATCGGCAGTAAAAAACAAAGCCTTTCCACCCCAAAACCCCTGCCAGAGATAACTTTGGATGATGTAGGCGGTTTGCAATCCGAAATCAAACAGGAAATCCTACAGACACTCACTACACTGAAGGAACCTGAACGTTCAGCTAAAATTGGAATTAAGCCGCCTCAAGGCATTTTATTATATGGCCCCCCTGGAACGGGGAAAACACTGCTTGCACAGGCAATTGCAAAAGAGCTTGGTGCAAACTTCTTCTCAACGAGCGGTTCAGCCTTCAACGAAATGTTTGTTGGTGTCGGTGCAGCCCGTGTCCGCAGCCTTTTCCAAAATGCACGTAAGCAATCGCCAGCCGTTATTTTCATCGATGAAGTGGACGCGTTGGCTGGTAAAAGGAAAGCTCATGGCGGGGAAGAAGGCGAAAAAACGTTAACTGAACTGCTTGTGCAATTGGATGGAGGCCATCCAAATGAAGGTATTTTATTCATTGCAGCGACCAACCGGAAAGATATGCTCGATGAGGCATTTCTACGTCCGGGCAGGATCGATTTTTCTTTCCAAGTTCCACTTCCAGATACAAAAGGAAGAAAGGAAATCATCGATATCCATACGAAGGGAAAGCGTCTAGCGACAGATGTCCTGGCTTCCCTGGATGAGTTGGCTGAAAGTACATCCGGTTTCTCCGGCGCTGACTTAAGCTCCCTGTTCGATACTGCCTCACGTCATGCCCTGAGGAATGAACAGGACATGATTCGTAAGCAGGACCTTGATTACGCCATTGACCGTACGATACTTGGAGCGACATCACGTACCTTGAATGATGCGGATACGAAGCGGCGCGTGGCCATTCATGAAAGTGGACATGCCCTGATTGCCGCTTTGACAAAGCCCGGTTCCGTTCGAAAGGCGACCATCATTCCGCGTGGGGAAGCCCTTGGATATGTAGCGCCAATACCAAAAGAACTCCATCTGGCAACAGCCAGTGAATTGCTTGATCAAGTCAAAATGATCTTAGCAGGTGGCGTGGCGGAAAGAATGTATTTAGGAGAACATAGCATCGGTGTAGGCGGAGATGTACAACAGGCGAAGCATCTGCTTGAACAAATGGTCGATACCGGAATGCTTCAAGATGGATTTACCCTCACCTTTAATAAAGGTGAGAAGGAGCAAAAGATGCAGGAATTATTCACGAAGGCGATTTCTGAAACGGAAATGTTGATTGACTCGAATCGCTTACAATATGAAGAGCTCGTTGAAGAGTTATTGAAAAAAGAGACACTTGAAGGATCAGAGGTTCAGCGTATCGTTGATGCTTCAGAAATAACCGGCATATGCTCGAATGCTTAA
- the def gene encoding peptide deformylase: MSKFIKDYMITMKDIVREGDPILRQVTDEVSLPISDEDRETLECMMQYLKNSQDPKLQKKFNLREGVGLSANQIGLNKRMFVMYFPDEKGKLFEYALVNPKIISHSATMIYLPQSEGCLSVDRDIKGYVPRYERVKIKALDGNGEEIEMRLKGFAAIVFQHELDHLNGMMFYDRINTENPFKLPENVEVKSL, translated from the coding sequence ATGAGTAAATTTATAAAAGACTATATGATTACGATGAAGGATATCGTTAGAGAAGGGGATCCCATTCTGCGTCAGGTAACGGATGAAGTTAGCCTGCCGATTTCGGATGAAGATCGTGAAACGTTGGAATGCATGATGCAATACCTGAAAAATAGTCAGGATCCAAAACTCCAAAAGAAGTTCAACCTGCGTGAAGGAGTTGGGTTGTCTGCAAATCAGATAGGCTTGAATAAACGCATGTTCGTCATGTATTTTCCCGACGAAAAGGGGAAGCTGTTTGAATATGCCCTTGTGAATCCGAAAATCATCAGTCATTCGGCCACAATGATCTATTTACCGCAAAGTGAAGGCTGCCTTTCTGTCGACCGTGATATTAAAGGATATGTACCGCGTTATGAACGGGTTAAAATTAAAGCGTTGGATGGTAATGGCGAGGAAATAGAGATGCGGCTGAAGGGCTTTGCTGCAATCGTTTTTCAACATGAGTTAGATCATTTAAACGGGATGATGTTTTATGACCGGATCAACACCGAAAACCCTTTCAAGCTTCCGGAAAATGTGGAAGTGAAAAGTCTGTAA
- a CDS encoding SGNH/GDSL hydrolase family protein: protein MKIVCFGDSLTRGISYVKGRLRIIKENYPNSLAKLTESLPFVEVLNKGVFNDNSDLLVSRIEKDVMSENPDIVLIEVGGNDCNFHWDEVAKNPEGDHEPIVPIERYLDNITQLVKQIQGKHVKPFLLTLPPLDPARYYRSIADKFGHSIGHFVSHVGGIEHWHGMYNRQLKHLAEELKVPLIDVRSYIKSSGDLGRLISDDGIHLTSEGYQQMSMAIFSDLQKHMEEDILPQP, encoded by the coding sequence TTGAAAATCGTATGTTTTGGTGACAGTTTAACAAGGGGCATTTCTTATGTTAAGGGGCGCCTTCGCATCATTAAAGAAAATTATCCGAACTCTTTAGCTAAGCTAACAGAATCTTTGCCATTCGTGGAAGTCTTGAATAAAGGGGTTTTCAATGACAACTCCGACCTGTTGGTTAGCCGAATCGAGAAGGACGTCATGTCGGAAAATCCCGATATCGTATTAATCGAGGTCGGTGGAAACGACTGTAACTTCCATTGGGATGAAGTAGCCAAGAATCCAGAAGGTGACCATGAGCCCATCGTTCCAATCGAACGCTACCTGGATAATATCACACAACTTGTCAAGCAGATTCAGGGCAAGCATGTAAAACCATTCCTTTTAACTCTCCCGCCACTTGACCCTGCCAGGTATTACAGATCCATTGCTGATAAGTTCGGTCATTCGATCGGGCATTTCGTTTCCCATGTCGGTGGTATTGAACATTGGCATGGGATGTATAATCGCCAATTGAAACACCTTGCAGAGGAACTGAAGGTGCCTTTGATTGATGTCCGTTCCTATATTAAATCCTCCGGCGACTTAGGGCGCTTGATTAGTGATGATGGCATCCACCTCACTTCAGAAGGATACCAGCAAATGAGCATGGCCATATTCAGTGATTTGCAAAAGCATATGGAAGAAGATATTCTTCCTCAGCCATAA
- a CDS encoding MDR family MFS transporter, with amino-acid sequence MNVQKKQKFIVAGLLLGILMSAMDNTIVATAMGTIVSDLGGFDKFVWVTSAYMVATMASMPIFGKLSDMYGRKRFFIFGLIVFLVGSALCGMAQSIVQLSIFRAIQGIGGGALMPIAFTIIFDIFPPEKRGKLTGLFGAVFGASSVLGPLLGAYITEYSSWHWIFYVNVPIGVISLFFIWNYYKESPNTQEQKIDWGGAATLVIAVISLMFALELGGEYGWSSSPIIGLFASFVVFFVSFFFFEKRAKDPIISLWLFKRRLFATSQILAILYGGTFIILTVYIPIFVQAVYGGSATNAGLILTPMMLGSVFGSAVGGIFNTKTSFRNLMTISVICYFAGMLLLGTITPDTSRTLLTLYMILTGFGMGFSFSLLPIASIHNLEPRFRGSANSTNSFLRSFGMTLGVTIYGAIQTNVFQSKMTDAFKGMQGGPDTAGLMDDPRQLFQSDARAEIPDFILDKIVHAMSDSISLIFTLALIPIGLAAITVFFMGKTRVETASKKESIQ; translated from the coding sequence ATGAACGTTCAAAAAAAACAAAAATTCATTGTTGCCGGTTTACTTTTGGGTATCTTGATGTCAGCAATGGATAATACGATTGTTGCGACTGCAATGGGAACGATCGTTTCTGATTTAGGCGGGTTCGATAAGTTTGTATGGGTGACATCTGCCTATATGGTCGCCACGATGGCAAGTATGCCGATTTTCGGTAAGCTTTCCGACATGTATGGAAGAAAGCGGTTTTTTATTTTTGGACTTATAGTCTTTTTGGTCGGTTCCGCATTATGCGGCATGGCTCAGAGCATCGTGCAGTTAAGTATCTTCCGTGCAATCCAGGGGATAGGCGGAGGCGCTTTGATGCCTATAGCCTTTACGATCATTTTTGATATTTTCCCACCTGAAAAACGCGGGAAATTAACTGGCCTTTTCGGCGCTGTATTTGGGGCTTCAAGTGTATTGGGACCGCTTTTAGGTGCTTATATTACTGAATACTCCAGCTGGCACTGGATTTTCTACGTCAATGTTCCGATTGGTGTCATTTCTTTATTTTTCATCTGGAATTATTACAAGGAGTCACCCAACACACAAGAACAAAAAATTGACTGGGGTGGCGCAGCAACTCTCGTCATTGCCGTTATCAGCTTAATGTTCGCTCTCGAACTGGGCGGGGAGTATGGCTGGAGTTCCTCTCCTATCATAGGCCTGTTTGCCAGTTTCGTGGTTTTCTTCGTTTCATTTTTCTTTTTCGAAAAAAGAGCAAAAGATCCAATCATTTCATTATGGCTGTTTAAAAGGCGATTATTTGCCACTTCTCAGATTTTAGCCATTCTTTATGGCGGCACATTCATTATTTTAACCGTCTATATCCCGATTTTCGTCCAGGCAGTCTACGGCGGTTCCGCAACAAATGCAGGATTGATCCTCACTCCCATGATGCTTGGTTCAGTATTCGGCAGTGCAGTTGGCGGGATATTCAATACAAAAACAAGCTTTCGCAACTTAATGACGATTTCCGTCATCTGTTATTTTGCAGGAATGCTTCTATTAGGGACCATCACCCCTGATACCAGCAGGACTTTATTAACTTTGTACATGATTCTGACTGGATTTGGCATGGGCTTTTCCTTCTCCCTTTTGCCTATTGCGTCCATTCACAACTTGGAACCTAGATTCAGGGGGTCGGCCAACTCCACAAACTCATTCCTCCGTTCATTTGGGATGACACTCGGTGTAACGATTTATGGAGCGATTCAGACCAATGTATTCCAAAGTAAAATGACGGATGCGTTTAAAGGAATGCAAGGAGGTCCGGATACAGCCGGATTGATGGATGACCCACGGCAGCTCTTCCAATCGGATGCACGTGCCGAGATTCCGGACTTTATCCTGGATAAAATCGTTCATGCAATGTCCGATTCGATTTCATTGATCTTCACCTTGGCCCTCATTCCGATCGGTCTTGCTGCAATCACTGTGTTCTTCATGGGAAAAACAAGAGTGGAAACAGCTTCAAAAAAGGAATCAATACAATAA
- a CDS encoding MarR family transcriptional regulator → MSSDNGVNAALLESLTQRLQRYGMRSVLFQQNMAQKIGVSHTDLKSAEILNETGPITAGELSKITGLSTGSVTALINRLEKSGYVKRERDQLDGRRVMIVPIPERQEQIKLHYQSLSVATKELCSAYNEQELILINEFVVDITKIMDKENDKLMSERER, encoded by the coding sequence ATGTCAAGCGATAATGGGGTGAATGCAGCTCTGTTAGAGAGTTTAACACAAAGATTGCAGCGGTATGGTATGAGGTCCGTTTTATTTCAACAAAACATGGCCCAGAAAATAGGGGTATCCCATACGGACTTAAAGAGTGCTGAAATATTGAATGAAACAGGACCGATTACAGCTGGTGAATTATCCAAAATTACAGGATTGAGTACGGGATCGGTTACGGCCCTGATCAATCGCCTTGAGAAATCCGGTTATGTTAAAAGAGAACGAGATCAATTGGATGGAAGAAGGGTCATGATTGTGCCGATACCGGAAAGACAGGAACAGATTAAATTGCACTATCAATCGCTTTCTGTGGCCACCAAGGAGTTATGCTCCGCTTATAATGAGCAAGAGCTAATATTGATCAATGAATTTGTTGTGGATATCACGAAAATCATGGACAAAGAAAATGACAAGTTAATGAGTGAGCGTGAAAGGTAG